ATATTACTAAATATCATTGCCGATTTGTATTGAGGCAATTCCTGATTCTCACATTTCGCCATCACCCGATGAGCTTCTTCAATAACCGTCAAATGCCGACAAGTGTTATCATTAAAATCAATCTCCCCTACTTCAGCTTGCGCAGCACGATACTCATATAAGAATTGAAGAATCAAAGCCATAAAGAATGACTTATCAACATCATCTCCTACGTAAGAAAGATTGATGATGCAAGGTTTACTAAATAAGTCCGCCCAAGGAGTTGAGTGAAGCGTATTCAGCATTTCTCCCTTCCATCCTCTTTTCAGACTATCAATACGGGTATTCAAACAAGCTTTCATATTTCGCTCTATCCGCTCTTCATATTGCCGATTAGAAATGACTTTATCCACACTGATACTCATCCCGTTCAACGTAGGCGGGAGCGTAACACCATACTTTGGCTCTTGCCCCAACCAATCTGTTGACTTGTTCTGATAAACCGTATAAATCAAATCCTCCATCAACACAGGGAGAATGTCATACATAGGAAATGCTGCCGCAAAAGTTGATTTCAATCTATCAATATGAGTCAATACGTTTGGCTCCTGTTCTTCTTTTAACCAAACTAATTCAAAAGGATTTAGTTTCATTTTTTTAGGAGTAAAGCCTGTTTTATACTTCTTACAACCGGGAATATAGATATCAATAGGATTCTCTGGATGTTCCTCATTATATTTTAAAGCCCAATCTACATATTCCGTCTTTGCCGGCTCAATTACCAAGAACGGACAGTCTATATCCAAACCATTCAATATAGATTGAACCGTATTCGTCTTCCCACTACCGTTAATTCCGGAAAGCAAAGTATGACGAGATAACATATCTATCGGAATATGATATTCTAGTTTTGTTTCAGTTCCACCATATAATAATTTTCCAAATGTAATCGTATGTTCTCCCCCTTCGTCCGGCTGATTCAAACTAAATTCTGGAGAACTATCTATCACACTAATCCCAGGAACTGCACGTAATGGAAAATTAATCAAATAAGAGAGTTCTTTAGTGGTAAGAAGTGTCCTCAACTCTTTAAAATGATTACCTAAAGGATGCTCAAAATATTCATCAGAAGGAGTTTTTATACGTATCGTTGGTGCTGCCATTAATGCTAAAGTATTGTTTTTCTCTTCATCAACCAATGAAGATACATCATGAATACGAACCGGTTCAAAAATCGATTCCTGACCACTCAATATAGACCTTAGCTGCAATGACGCACTTTGAATATCGGCTTCCTTTTCTGCCATCAAATAAACACCCACGTTCCAACATCCAATAGCCTTTCCAGTCTCAAATCGTTTGGAATGGTAAAATAAATGTTCTGAAACGGATTCGATATGCTTATTAACCAAATTCTGACTGATACTTTTACTCTGATTTTGAGTAACCCCAATAGATTCTGTTTTTCGAGAGATACACGAAGCCACAGCTACACTAGCCGGTGGAAAAAACGAAGATACCAACAGTAAACTTGCATCTGCAATTTCATGCATATTAATCGTTTTCTTTGAAATAGAATCTGAAAATCCTTCAATAATCCCTTTTGCTTTACTAAAGGATTCATTAGTTCCCTCCGATGCACTTTCTGAAAAATTAAAAGATTTCAAAGATTCAGCTTGTCCATTAAAATCCCTACATTTATACAATATTTCATCAACCTCTTGTTCCGGTACTGGATCTGCAACAACTAAATAAGAGAAATTCTTCTTCCTCATTCCCGCAATCAATTTGTCTATCGTTGCCGGATAAATTGATTTATATTGGCTTTCCATAGAAGGAATACCCGTTATAGAATAAATATAATCATATCCTTTCTGTTCATCCTTAATTTTATCGGTTATAAAATCCAAACGTTTTTTTCCTTTTACCGTTCTACATTTTATTCCTGGCCAAATCCCCTCTATAAAGTCTGACAAACTATCTACAAAAGAAAGCTTAACTTCCCGACTATCAATCGGACGAATACCTATATAAAGATGACAAACTCCATTTTCTGTATGCACCAAAAAGATTAGTTGCGTCTTCTTCGGCAGAAAACAAGCCGAAAGAATCTTTTGTATAGCCGAAAAACAATTCTCCACATTATTATCAAGTGGCCTCCCGATACGTTCTATTTCTATCCAATAGGGTGCCAATGGAGAATCGAACTGATGAATCGCTTCTAATCCAAATCCAGCACCTGTCCACCCCTCTTTACCTATTTCATTCAGATATTTTCGTTCCATCGTAAAAGACAACGACTGAGCTACAGCGTTAGCAGCCAGCACTTTTGCTATTGGTTCAAAACGGTCCTCATCTTGTCTTCCATCTTGAGGTTTCTTTTCTAAAATTGTTTCCATCTTATTTTATTTTTTACTCTATAGGAATTCTGACTCTATCTATATTATATTGAATTAACTTTTCAAGATAGGATTTTAACTCTTTAGACACAATATTGCTAAACGAAGCATCTTCCAAGAACGTCTTAACCAACTCCGATTTAATGTCACTCTTAATCTTCGACTCGTTCTTTTCAAGTTCTTGGCATATATCCTTACGTCTGTTTTCCTCTGATTTAAATTTATATATCAAAAATTTAATTGCTTGATATATCAAAGAAAAGACACCAAATAAAAAGATACCAAGAGCTGCCCATAATAATTTGTTGACAATCCCCGATGTGTGTTTCATACATATATCGGAGATACTTTGTATATCCAAACTGATATCCGAAACCTCATTACGTACATTCTTAATCTCTTGACCAGGGGCATAATAGCGAATAATGTCATTCAGTTCCATCCTGACATCTTCACTTTCATACTGAAAGAATTGATTAAAAATCCCAGAGATAACAGACGATAATTCACTTTCTGTGAATTTTTCTAATCTCATGCGGATATCGGCTTCCAAGTCTTTTGCCCCTAAATTCTTATCCAAATCTTTTCTTTTAAAATCCGAACAAGCCTCGTGCACCACATTCCATGAAGTTTCGGAGATACATTCCGCCATATCTTGGACCAACTTGTCCATTCTCATACACAGCCTTTGAGATTCTACCAACTGCATCTTTTTTCTTTCCAAATCTTCTCTCAATACGGTTGTCACCGCATCAGCTGTTCCTATTAGGGCGATCCCTCTTGACACAGTCAACGAAGGTTCTGAATCACCCTTCACTTGCTCATCTGAGAGTTGAAACATTTCTGTAATAATCGGTTTTAAAAAGTTCATCCTTGTTGCTCCTCCAGCAAGATAAACCCCATAAACCTTTTTACCACGAATCCATTGATTCAAATAGTTCCTTATGGCATTCTTTATATCAGTCTTATAATGACACACTTGTTCCAACCATTCATTGAATTCATTCACATTCGAAAATCTCAATTTCAATGCCACATCTTCATATTTATCAATATCCTCTTCTGGTAAGGAATCCAAACTTACAATATGTGCCAATTCTATTTTCTCTCTAACACGTAAATTCGTATCGCTTGTATTATAAATAGCTTCTTTCTTCTTTCTACACTCAAAAAGAAATGCATCTTTATACATCGGATATTTCTTTAGAAAATCAGAAAATACATTATCCTTTAACAACCGTTGCTCAAAAATCGCCTGTTCAATAATAGATGCACCGCAAGGATACCCATGATCTATAGGATCAGGATCATCAAAATTCAAATAAGTAAAATCCAGTGTACTTGACCCTAAATCAAAGACAATGCCTCCTTGCAACACATTTTTCTTGAATTCATCTCTATTTATCGCATAGAAAATAGCTGCACGCGATTCTGAAGTCAGTCCCCCTAACGGTATACCGGCTTCTAAGGCCATCCGCTGATACAAATCTTTCGTTTCATCATCTGTCCATCCGGAAGGACGAGCAATATATACAATATGATTACCTTTTTGCAATTTATCAACTTTCTCAATAATGCGCGCATATATAGATCGCATATATTCAATCATCAGTTGCTCAGATTCTCCTTCTATTTCTTTAGGACATTGCTTAAAACCAACTCTCATTTTAGCACCATCCATCATGAAATCTGAATGAAAAGCATCCTCTCCAATATAACACCTCCCGTCCGGAGTTATATTAATAGCTGAAGGAATCACCTTTAAATTTCCAATTAATTCTACATCATAAGGTATAGATTCTCTCTTTCCGGCCGATTTATCCCACTCCAGTTTACACCAGGCGGCGGATGTTTCGCCATGCCCAAAGTCTATCCCAACCACATACCTATGCCGATTCTTATCCGGCTTAACCAACAGATAGTCCATATTATTATCGTATTTCCGTTATTTTTCCATTTATAATAGCCAAACCATAATTCTCTAATATTTCGGGAAGTTCTGCAATCTTCTTCTCTACTCTCTTTATCTTTTTATCCGACTCATTAGTGTTTTGCTCTATAACCACCAATTCTTGAATAGCTTGAAGCAACAAAGGATAATCCTTTTGTAAAGAAGGTTTTTCTCTTTTCTCACACATATTCTTCACCCGCTTCACTTGTACACGGTACGTCTCTATCAAATCATCTATTTTCCCACAAATATTTTTTATAACATCCATAAATATTTGAACATTTATCGGATGAGATACATTCTCACTTACCACTGACTTAGTTTTACATAGGGAAGAGCCATATATCACAACAGCAGTGCCCGCAATAGCACAAAAAATAGCTTTCCAAGTATCCAACAAAACACCAGATGTCATACCAATAGTTGCTCCTGTAATGGCTCCCGCCATTAAATATGGATCTATGCCCTTTCGCTTATTCTTGTTCTCGGACACATAGGATACATTATCTGATTTCGTCTCCATTCCGGCAGTAATCTCGCGTGCTATATCCTGTTGGGCATTAAGCAACTCTATAGCCGCAACTAAAATATAATCTTCAGATTGGGTTAAGTTTTGACGATACTCTCCGTTTCCTTCAAACATAGTATTCAATATGTTCATAACCACGCTTTGAATCTTGGATGCATCTTGAGGCAACACTAAATTCTCCAGTTCTCTTTCCAGCTCATATCTGTTCGACTCGAACATTGATACTAAAGTTATCTTATCTTCCATATTCACTCTTACTCTTTTCTTTGTTACACATTTAATATTATTCGTGAGAAATACTTTGTTCCGAATTATATTTTACAGTCAATGCTTTCAAATAAGCAATGCCGGATAACATAATTTGAACAAATGCAAGTAAAGAATCTCCCAATGGTATAAAACTCAAAAACAAACTTGCCATAAATGCAAAAACCAAATTGACAATAATAGCAATCAAACACGTTGATACGAAATGTTCCCAAAATGGAATGTTTACTAAATCACAAATCCTTTTATACATATGCCATAAAACACCAATAAAAAGAAACGAATCCAGCCCAAATGTTGGTAATATCATCACTAATGAAGCACACCATGCATGCCTTTTGACCGTTTTTGCCACTTGGTCCGACAATAGCTGATTAGCAGCCGACTTTAATGTTGCTTTAACAAATTGCCCTGCAACAAACTCTATTCCAAACATATTTTTATAATTTTTAATTATTTCCTTTTATATCATCAAACCACCTTATCTCCACAAAACAACTTCCTCCCACATCCCTTACAATGTTTCCCCATCCAAACTTCATCAAACTGCTCCACCGCACTCTCCACCAGTTCGGGAACCTCCGTAAAAATTCCTGCTTCAAAGTTCCTAGTCTTCGTACTTTTCATTCCAAAAGCCGCCCCCGTCATATTCGCACTGCCAATGTAAACCGACTGCATATCGAAAACTAGAATTTTGAAATGAACACGAGGACAAAGAACACGCTCAACACCTGTCCAAAGAAGAGGATATTTGTCAAAGTCAGCACGGAAATTCGTACCGGGTTCTTTCGCATGAATTAAACGAATAGCCACTTTTTCTTTCACTTTTTCTTCTAAAAGTTGAAGAAATGGAGTAGCTGTAGAAGACAAAGACTTTACATACAAATCTTTCAAATCAGCAGTACCAATCCAAAGTGTGTGTTTCACCTTATTAACTTGATCCATTAATAAAGCATAGTGCTCTTCATTCTTTACGTATCTTATTATATCCATGCAATTACTACAAAATAAAAAATACCAGAAATTATAAATAAGCTTCATAATAATTCGTTCTTAAAATCTCAAAAAGCACAATGCTGAATTTAATCTTAATTAGAAAAGAAAAAGCACGGTACCATCATTTTATCGTCCTAAAGGCACCGCCAAGTAACCTACCCCGAATAAAACAACAGTCCGTGCCCATATATGGAACACGGACGTCTGTCGTTCTTTGTTCGGGGTTTATTATAAAAATTGGCGGTATTTATAGGACCCGAAAGAAAACAAACGTCTCTTTACAATCTAATATGTCTTGTACTGCAAGCAATACACGGCAAATATATCGATTATAATTTAAAATCCGATATAGGACGGACTGTTTTTTTCTTTCGCAAAGAAAATCAATATTTATTTGTTGACACATCAATTAATAATATAAATTTGCCACTTAAACAAAAGATGAACCACGATTAGTATTCACATACTAAATACTTAGAAGATATGAAACATGATAATCAAGAAGACATACAGTTGCGCAATCGTCTAAACGATCTCTGCCAGTTAAGATTATTTCGGAACACAAAAAAAGAATTCGGTGAATATATAGAATATAATCTGACAACCAACAACAGCATACAGAGAATAAAACCTTTCACAGCACGATGTCTATATAGAGAACTGGAAAAACAAATCTTACAAGACACTTACAACGAACTGGATATCAATGAAACATTGGAGACCTACAAAGAAGCTTCCGAGTTCTATATTCATGAGATCAAGAAAATAAATATCAATCCTGAAACAGACGTTGACCTCCTGTATGCTTACCTCAGATATGTCTGTATAAACAATCTGGAATCACCGGAATGCAATGACAAAAAATTAAACAAGCTACTTAATGCAATCAATAAACGCCCGACAGTACAATTGGTCCCTTTACTGCTTATCATGTTAAAGATACTCCCAACATATAAATCCAAACAAGGAGATGTGAAAGATATCGACGGTGATTTCATAAAACTTCACCACTTCTTTACAGAATTTGCTCGAAAAGAACCTTCCGTACAGGAAATGCCGGTACTGGAATTTATGAAATATGATTTCACCCGACACAAACAGAAGAACAGAATCATGTTAATCTATATGACATATTGTGCAATAAACAACTTTTGCAGTTTGATAAACGCTACAGATTCATATGATTTAGCAATACATATTAATCACAACACGCAATTGCCAGACATAGGAGAACATTATTGGTATGACACCGACCATTACAATGACACAACCACTTTTTGGGATTTTGAACAAACAGCCACCGATAATTATTTCTTATATCAATATAAGTTCAAACTGGACTTACAGGAAATTCATCGCAAAAGATTTGAAATAACACTTTTCAATCAATGGAATACACTCGTTCTATATGCAGCAAAAAGTTCCTATATGCATATTCTTTTAAAGGAAAAGAAACAAATACAAACAGATAAACAAGCTTGGTATAAATGCGAAATGGACGATACTCAGTCTCCCCTAAAAATAGAGTTATGCGAATTAGTGGCAGGAAAAGCCATTTTGGATTTCCAATCACTGACCCGACTGACGGATGAGAAAATGACAGAACAAATCAATAATTGGAAAGAGAAGTTCAAAATGATTGATATAAAAGAGGATGGTCAGGCAGAGGAGGATTATGAATTTCGGGCAGCTCCGTTTGCTATCACGGAAGAATGTATCTTCATCAAACAAGAAGCTAAAGAAAATGAAGAAAAGCCCGATTGGTACTACCGCGTCCCCAAAGAGATAAACGAAGGTCTGAAGAAAATCACCATCAATGATTTCGTGGGCATATTGACCATACAAGAAAAGAAATATATCGGCTTCTCTCCCATCTCTTTATTTCTTGATGTCACGAATGACGAAGCTATAAAAGAAAGCAAAGTTGAACTGGTAGAACGTATTTTTCTATGACATGCCAACACCCTGTCACAAACCGTCTTTATAGAACTTTTCCTCTCTACTTTTACCGTTTTCGCCGTTGCCCAACGGCGAATTCATGGTTGCCCAACGGCAAATTCACTGTTGGGCAACGGTGTTTTCCTCTATTTTCCGACCTTAGTTTCCTGTTTTTCTCGCTCAAATCCGTAAATAAGACAGTAATCATATCAGGAAATAAATATTACATATTTCAATCTATTAAATCATGAATCACCTGTTCATAAACCTTGAACTATTCATATTATACAAATCGTATAACACAAAATCAATAATATCTCATCTTCCCGTAAAGACAGAAAAGTTTTAGAAGCCAGGCAAACATATCTTCCATTTTATTCTCTACCTTTGCAGAACGATTAAAAAAAACATCCTATAATAATGAAGAACTTTATCAAGGGATTCCGGTTTACCCCCTCCAATTATCCGGCAGCAGTAGA
The Bacteroides caecimuris DNA segment above includes these coding regions:
- a CDS encoding ATP-binding protein, which gives rise to METILEKKPQDGRQDEDRFEPIAKVLAANAVAQSLSFTMERKYLNEIGKEGWTGAGFGLEAIHQFDSPLAPYWIEIERIGRPLDNNVENCFSAIQKILSACFLPKKTQLIFLVHTENGVCHLYIGIRPIDSREVKLSFVDSLSDFIEGIWPGIKCRTVKGKKRLDFITDKIKDEQKGYDYIYSITGIPSMESQYKSIYPATIDKLIAGMRKKNFSYLVVADPVPEQEVDEILYKCRDFNGQAESLKSFNFSESASEGTNESFSKAKGIIEGFSDSISKKTINMHEIADASLLLVSSFFPPASVAVASCISRKTESIGVTQNQSKSISQNLVNKHIESVSEHLFYHSKRFETGKAIGCWNVGVYLMAEKEADIQSASLQLRSILSGQESIFEPVRIHDVSSLVDEEKNNTLALMAAPTIRIKTPSDEYFEHPLGNHFKELRTLLTTKELSYLINFPLRAVPGISVIDSSPEFSLNQPDEGGEHTITFGKLLYGGTETKLEYHIPIDMLSRHTLLSGINGSGKTNTVQSILNGLDIDCPFLVIEPAKTEYVDWALKYNEEHPENPIDIYIPGCKKYKTGFTPKKMKLNPFELVWLKEEQEPNVLTHIDRLKSTFAAAFPMYDILPVLMEDLIYTVYQNKSTDWLGQEPKYGVTLPPTLNGMSISVDKVISNRQYEERIERNMKACLNTRIDSLKRGWKGEMLNTLHSTPWADLFSKPCIINLSYVGDDVDKSFFMALILQFLYEYRAAQAEVGEIDFNDNTCRHLTVIEEAHRVMAKCENQELPQYKSAMIFSNMLSEIRAYGEGIFLVDQVPTRLIPDAIKNTNLKITHRLVAEDDCKAISESMGLNDEQRKVIAKLMTGQCVVSSSLSTDTYWVKVNKVK
- a CDS encoding Hsp70 family protein; its protein translation is MDYLLVKPDKNRHRYVVGIDFGHGETSAAWCKLEWDKSAGKRESIPYDVELIGNLKVIPSAINITPDGRCYIGEDAFHSDFMMDGAKMRVGFKQCPKEIEGESEQLMIEYMRSIYARIIEKVDKLQKGNHIVYIARPSGWTDDETKDLYQRMALEAGIPLGGLTSESRAAIFYAINRDEFKKNVLQGGIVFDLGSSTLDFTYLNFDDPDPIDHGYPCGASIIEQAIFEQRLLKDNVFSDFLKKYPMYKDAFLFECRKKKEAIYNTSDTNLRVREKIELAHIVSLDSLPEEDIDKYEDVALKLRFSNVNEFNEWLEQVCHYKTDIKNAIRNYLNQWIRGKKVYGVYLAGGATRMNFLKPIITEMFQLSDEQVKGDSEPSLTVSRGIALIGTADAVTTVLREDLERKKMQLVESQRLCMRMDKLVQDMAECISETSWNVVHEACSDFKRKDLDKNLGAKDLEADIRMRLEKFTESELSSVISGIFNQFFQYESEDVRMELNDIIRYYAPGQEIKNVRNEVSDISLDIQSISDICMKHTSGIVNKLLWAALGIFLFGVFSLIYQAIKFLIYKFKSEENRRKDICQELEKNESKIKSDIKSELVKTFLEDASFSNIVSKELKSYLEKLIQYNIDRVRIPIE
- a CDS encoding phospholipase D-like domain-containing protein, producing MKLIYNFWYFLFCSNCMDIIRYVKNEEHYALLMDQVNKVKHTLWIGTADLKDLYVKSLSSTATPFLQLLEEKVKEKVAIRLIHAKEPGTNFRADFDKYPLLWTGVERVLCPRVHFKILVFDMQSVYIGSANMTGAAFGMKSTKTRNFEAGIFTEVPELVESAVEQFDEVWMGKHCKGCGRKLFCGDKVV